The Miscanthus floridulus cultivar M001 chromosome 7, ASM1932011v1, whole genome shotgun sequence genome includes a region encoding these proteins:
- the LOC136464530 gene encoding transcription factor MYB93-like, producing MGRSPCCDENGLKKGPWTPEEDQKLMEYIQKHGHGSWRALPRLAGLNRCGKSCRLRWTNYLRPDIKRGKFTQEEEQTILQLHSVLGNKWSAIAKQLPGRTDNEIKNFWNTHLKKKLIQMGFDPMTHRPRTDFFAALPQLIALANLRQLVEQRPWDDHAARIQVEAVQAAKLQCLQNLLQSAASIATSPSSSSINTNTIPSDLEQIGLLSPPQMSSLSTLPSPSFLESISGQDIVAGQLPDIQIPSTFFEQPTSNDANHYSDFTPKSSVEGENGTPKTLLSENFLPPLTDFPISNLGDACGASSCDGSSIPFPSWPELFDEQFICEFV from the exons ATGGGAAGGTCTCCTTGCTGTGATGAGAATGGTCTCAAGAAGGGCCCCTGGACCCCTGAAGAAGACCAGAAGCTCATGGAGTACATCCAGAAGCACGGCCATGGGAGCTGGAGAGCACTGCCTAGGCTTGCCG GGCTCAACAGGTGTGGCAAGAGCTGCAGGCTGAGATGGACCAACTACTTGAGGCCAGACATCAAGAGAGGGAAGTTCACCCAGGAGGAAGAGCAGACCATCCTCCAGCTCCACTCCGTCCTTGGCAACAA ATGGTCAGCTATTGCGAAGCAACTCCCTGGGCGCACTGACAACGAGATCAAGAATTTCTGGAACACCCACCTGAAGAAGAAGCTGATCCAGATGGGCTTCGACCCAATGACGCACCGGCCGAGAACCGACTTCTTTGCTGCTCTACCTCAACTCATTGCTCTGGCCAACCTCCGCCAGCTCGTGGAGCAGCGACCATGGGACGACCACGCTGCCAGGATACAGGTTGAGGCGGTCCAGGCTGCAAAGCTCCAGTGCCTCCAGAACCTGCTCCAGTCTGCAGCATCCATTGCCACCAGTCCCAGCTCCAGCAGCATCAACACCAACACCATCCCCAGTGACCTGGAGCAAATCGGCCTCCTGAGTCCTCCACAGATGTCTTCCTTGTCTACGTTGCCTTCTCCAAGTTTCCTGGAGAGTATCAGTGGCCAAGACATAGTAGCTGGTCAACTGCCTGACATCCAAATTCCTAGCACTTTCTTTGAACAACCCACCAGCAACGATGCCAACCATTACTCAGACTTCACTCCAAAGAGTAGCGTTGAGGGGGAGAATGGAACCCCTAAAACGCTGTTGTCGGAAAATTTCCTTCCGCCGCTCACCGACTTCCCCATTTCCAACCTCGGTGATGCTTGCGGTGCCTCAAGCTGTGACGGTAGCAGCATTCCGTTCCCAAGTTGGCCTGAGTTGTTTGATGAACAGTTCATATGCGAGTTTGTATGA